CCGACACATGGGCCGAGACGTTGATCTGCTGCGACGAGTGGCCGAACGCCCACCACACGGTCCGGTACATGAGCGAATCGACGTGGTTGATGAGGCCGAGCGACCAGAGGAAGGTCGGGATCAGGATGATGGCGCCGGAGGCGATGGTGAACACCGCGATGATCGCCGCCGTAATCGCGCCGAACGTCACCAGCGGCACCGAGCCGACGTAGGTCTTCTCGTTGCGTGCCACCACCAGCGTGCCGAAGAACACGAAGCACGCGATGAGCGCGCCGACCGCGAACACGATAAGGCCCAGGTAGAACAGCGGATGTGCCCCCATTGGCGTGTAGGAGGTAAACATCACGCTCGAGTCACCGCGGAACACCGCGTAGTTGTTGACGAGCGCACCGATCACCATCAACGCGAACGCGGCCCAGGCGATGCGCGGCGTGGCGAGCCGGCAGCCGAGCAGCGTCGACGAGGCGAAGTAGAGCACCGCGATCTCGAAGAAAATGATCCAGAACACGAGCATGTTGAGCCCGTGCGCGGTGAGGAACAGGTAGAACCACTCCGGGTTGAGCAGGTGGACCGCCTGCCAGCGCGTGAGTGTCACGCCGATGGCGAGGATGCCGCCGAAGAGCAGGGCGACCACCGCAGCGACCGCGTTCGCCTTCATCAGCGCCTCGGCCGGCTCGTGAAACCTGAGCCCCGACGTCGGGCAGACCCGGAACATTCGATTGACCGCCATGATCTTCTCCCCGCCTTACGGTACGACGTAGATCTTGCTCGCCATATTGTGATGGTTGATGCCGCAGTACTCGTTGCAGACGATCCCGAACGTGCCTGCGCTCGTAGGCGTAAGCGTCACCACGTGGTCGTAGCCCGGATGCACCTCGATGTTGACGTTCTCGGGCTGCAGCGAGAAGCCGTGCAGCCAGTCCATCGACATGAGGTGCAGGCGGTAGGTCTTGCCCTGCTCGAGCTCGATCAGGGGCCACCATTGCCAGAGCCGCGCGATCAGGTACACGTCGCCGCCCGCGGGCGGGCGCACCACCGGGATCTTCTGGTCGGTCTCGGTGCGCACCGTGTACTTGTCGACCATCTCCTG
The Betaproteobacteria bacterium genome window above contains:
- a CDS encoding cbb3-type cytochrome c oxidase subunit I, with amino-acid sequence MAVNRMFRVCPTSGLRFHEPAEALMKANAVAAVVALLFGGILAIGVTLTRWQAVHLLNPEWFYLFLTAHGLNMLVFWIIFFEIAVLYFASSTLLGCRLATPRIAWAAFALMVIGALVNNYAVFRGDSSVMFTSYTPMGAHPLFYLGLIVFAVGALIACFVFFGTLVVARNEKTYVGSVPLVTFGAITAAIIAVFTIASGAIILIPTFLWSLGLINHVDSLMYRTVWWAFGHSSQQINVSAHVSVWYAIAAIVFGAKPLSEKVSRGAFFLYILFLQLASAHHLLVDPGLTSNWKIFNTSYAMYLAVLASMVHGLTVPGAIEVAQRKKGFTKGLFEWLRKAPWGNPIFAGMF
- a CDS encoding cytochrome C oxidase subunit II, translating into MSAIQPPTSRYWWKQPLDRVEGTWIAIALVWCLIMFFMMPYWHIFGKQNLANEAFRTTPDAYQKRTQEMVDKYTVRTETDQKIPVVRPPAGGDVYLIARLWQWWPLIELEQGKTYRLHLMSMDWLHGFSLQPENVNIEVHPGYDHVVTLTPTSAGTFGIVCNEYCGINHHNMASKIYVVP